Proteins encoded within one genomic window of Lagenorhynchus albirostris chromosome 9, mLagAlb1.1, whole genome shotgun sequence:
- the LOC132525249 gene encoding protein archease, with translation MALEGENVRDYNLTEKQKAIKAKYPPVNRKYEYLDHTADVQLHAWGDTLEEAFEQCAMAMFGYMTDTGTVEPLQATEVETQGDDLQSLLFHFLNEWLYKFSADEFFIAREVKVLNIDQRNFKLRSIGWGEEFSLSKHPQGTEVKAITYSAMQVYNEEKPEVFVIIDI, from the coding sequence ATGGCGCTGGAAGGGGAAAATGTTAGAGATTACAATTTGACTGAGAAGCAGAAGGCGATCAAGGCCAAGTATCCTCCAGTCAATCGGAAGTACGAGTATTTGGATCATACAGCTGATGTTCAGTTACACGCATGGGGAGATACCCTGGAGGAAGCATTTGAGCAATGTGCAATGGCCATGTTTGGTTATATGACAGATACTGGGACAGTGGAGCCCCTCCAAGCAACAGAAGTAGAAACCCAAGGAGATGACTTACAATCTCTTCTGTTTCACTTTTTGAATGAATGGCTTTATAAATTCAGTGCTGATGAATTCTTCATAGCCCGGGAAGTAAAAGTACTTAATATTGATCAAAGAAATTTCAAATTACGGTCAATTGGGTGGGGAGAAGAATTCTCATTGTCCAAGCACCCTCAGGGAACTGAAGTCAAGGCAATAACATATTCAGCAATGCAGGTCTATAATGAAGAGAAGCCAGAAGTTTTTGTGATCATTGACAtttaa